A DNA window from Centroberyx gerrardi isolate f3 chromosome 3, fCenGer3.hap1.cur.20231027, whole genome shotgun sequence contains the following coding sequences:
- the nfil3-5 gene encoding nuclear factor, interleukin 3 regulated, member 5, producing the protein MESLSLHLPSTSNNNLDVDTFSNYSESLPSPQPEGGSRSGRQAKGTKPNMSSRRKREFISDEKKDASYWEKRRKNNEAAKRSREKRRLNDMVLENRVMALNEENVRLKTELLQLKLRFGLISTASYMEKSQQISNSAASVNSSNGSNGTPNSNPYLSSSGYSSASQMMLNSDSSETEQSSRGERHNTLPKYSPRGSLSDMSDGSSSPEPMGYDIKREPSSMEVGRSESSGIPNRMPSGVYHGSHSALVAAHQQSETEAECAMDYQHHHHHHQQQQQQQRHMEASSPAPQATSAQRSVILYRSSSGSYPMESQRPEDQQAQQSRLSQQGQHSSTSNFSECSVAITEVAEKLERTKTLDSPQYEYANGHAESAEELQQRYKSNAQQQRESHQRHYSYQGQENSLQHMDRHQNPFAPNLLHNTEEGKSSFQQHNGYLNTLDEEPPVLTYEGGPRAEGFYRENSSGKDTSSSDGDPRSSDKEGSTDDESPSSSSSDISSYHQKATGAVGQNGECHTEVRATALPHKLRLKYRALSNGAAGAQMEGHISASTSASPSPTLPQHPYLALPSSQHSSQANGESKEANETHFDEEEEHQVSERDEAKKDGGKKGSSSGRNGRIKRRD; encoded by the coding sequence ATGGAAAGCCTGAGTCTACACCTCCCATCCACCAGCAACAACAACCTGGATGTGGACACTTTTTCTAACTACAGCGAGAGCCTCCCATCCCCCCAGCCCGAAGGCGGATCACGTAGCGGCCGCCAGGCTAAAGGTACCAAGCCCAACATGTCCTCCCGGCGCAAGCGGGAGTTCATTTCTGATGAGAAGAAAGATGCATCCTACTGGGAAAaacggaggaagaacaatgaAGCAGCCAAGCGCTCAAGGGAGAAGCGCCGCCTCAATGACATGGTGCTAGAAAACCGGGTCATGGCGCTGAATGAGGAGAACGTTCGTCTAAAAACAGAACTCCTTCAGCTCAAGTTGCGCTTTGGCCTCATCAGCACAGCCTCCTACATGGAGAAAAGTCAGCAAATATCCAACAGTGCTGCTAGTGTCAACAGCAGCAACGGGAGCAATGGCACCCCCAATAGTAACCCCTACCTCTCAAGCAGTGGCTACTCCAGCGCATCCCAAATGATGCTGAACTCGGACTCCTCTGAAACCGAACAGTCGAGTCGTGGCGAGCGCCACAACACGCTCCCGAAGTACTCTCCCCGCGGCTCCCTTTCTGATATGTCCGACGGCTCTTCCAGCCCAGAACCCATGGGTTACGACATCAAGAGGGAGCCCTCAAGTATGGAGGTGGGCAGATCGGAAAGCAGTGGGATTCCCAACAGGATGCCCAGTGGGGTCTACCACGGCAGCCACAGTGCTCTGGTGGCTGCTCACCAGCAGAGCGAAACAGAGGCTGAGTGTGCCATGGACtaccagcaccaccaccaccaccaccaacagcagcagcagcagcagcgccacATGGAGGCCTCCAGCCCAGCTCCCCAGGCCACCTCTGCACAGAGGAGCGTGATCTTGTACCGCTCCAGCAGTGGCTCTTACCCCATGGAGAGCCAGAGGCCAGAGGACCAGCAGGCCCAGCAGAGTAGGCTGTCCCAGCAGGGTCAGCACTCCTCAACCTCCAACTTCTCTGAGTGCTCAGTGGCCATCACAGAGGTAGCTGAGAAGCTGGAGAGGACGAAGACCTTAGACTCACCGCAGTACGAGTACGCCAACGGTCATGCAGAGTCAGCAGAGGAGCTGCAACAAAGGTACAAATCCAATGCCCAACAACAGCGTGAGAGCCATCAGAGGCATTACAGCTACCAGGGCCAGGAGAACAGTCTTCAGCACATGGACCGCCACCAGAACCCCTTCGCCCCTAATCTGCTCCACAACACTGAGGAGGGCAAGTCCTCCTTCCAGCAGCACAACGGCTACCTCAACACACTGGACGAAGAGCCCCCAGTGCTCACCTATGAGGGAGGCCCCAGAGCCGAGGGCTTCTACCGGGAGAACTCCTCTGGTAAAGACACCTCATCCAGTGATGGGGACCCCCGTAGCTCCGACAAGGAGGGCTCCACAGACGACgagtccccctcctcctcctcctcagacatCAGCAGCTACCACCAGAAGGCGACAGGAGCTGTGGGTCAGAACGGGGAGTGCCACACCGAGGTCAGAGCCACTGCCCTGCCCCACAAGCTCCGCCTCAAATACAGAGCTCTGTCCAACGGGGCAGCAGGAGCTCAGATGGAGGGACATATCAGCGCCTCCACCTCTGCATCCCCCTCTCCCACCTTGCCCCAGCACCCCTACTTGGCTCTGCCCAGCAGCCAACACAGTAGCCAAGCAAACGGGGAGAGCAAAGAGGCGAACGAGACTCATTTtgacgaagaggaggagcacCAGGTGAGCGAGAGGGATGAGGCaaaaaaggatggagggaaaaagGGATCCAGCAGTGGGAGGAATGGCCGGATTAAGAGGCGAGATTAA